CTGATTTTCTCAGTCATGCTCTTCATGGCGTTTTCAATCACCATGTTTGCCGTATCCTATTACCTGAATCACATAACGGATAAAACGATGAGGGCCACGGTCCTGAGCTTCAAGGGCCTGGCTTTCAATCTCGGCTATGGACTGATCGGCTGGCTCTATGCGATGCTCGGCTATTACCTGAGAGGGAACCCGAGTTTGGCTGACGATAAGGATGCCCATTTCATGGCAGGCTTTGGCTATTTTCCCGGCTACTTTATCGTTGGTTCAATCGGAGTAATTTTATTCGCACTCTGGAAATGTCCAAGGCCGACAAAATCATTTCATTCGATCGAACAACCCGAAGAAGCATAGCTCGAATTTACAGCGCCTCGCCAAAAGCAGCAATGATCTGCTCGATCGGTTCTGTCCCGACAGAGATCCTGACCAAGTCCGGATTAATACCATAAGCATTCAGGTCTTCGCGTCCCTGCGCTTGCGATACCAGATCGTAGTGAGCCATATACATAAAAGGACTCATCAAAGTAATTTCCATACCGAAACTTGGGCCCTTACTTATTCGACAAACATCGTAGAACTCAGCCAAAGGCTTTACCAGATCGATGGTTATCATACTGCCCGGACAATCAGCGTCTTTCTCAATCTTTTGGTAACGCTCGGCGTTGTCGGCTCCGTAGGCCCAATGGGTAGCACGAACTCCAGGGTGCCCTTCAAAAAAAGCAGCCAGTTTTAGGGTGTTTGCGTTCACGGTTTTGGCCACGCTTTCCACATTGGGTAACTGATCGGCAACGCGTTTTACATCTCGATGGTAAGGAGGCTCGATGTGTTTCCTGATTAAGGTCTTGAGCTCATTGTAGAAAGGAGAATCAGCTTGAAGTGCCACCGCTCCCATCATCACGTCGCCTTCATGGGAAACGTATTTGGTAAGACTCGTAACCAACACATCCGTAAAAGGCAAAACGTCTACATTGACGATTGAAGCAACGGTTGGATCGACCACCAAGGCTACACCGTAGGTACGAGCAAGTTTTAAGAGACGCTCAACGTCGGGTGTTTGAACCAACGGGTTGGTCGGCATCTCTGAAATGATGCCAGCAACCTCAAATCCTCGTGATTCCAAAATGGATTCCAGCGCATCGAGGTTGGTCGGATCCTGAATAAAAATTTTGTTTTCATCGTCCCCAGCGAACTTGTTCAGAATTTCGTAGGTATCGACATACATCCAGCCGAGTTGAATCCAGTAGGTGCGATCTTTCTTGGACTGGATTTCCTGAATGGCCCGAAAGGCGGCATAGACAGCGCCCATGCCGGAATTGGCTAAAAAAACATCTTCATTGGTTCGAGCACCTATCTTTTCGGTCAGGCTGTCCTGGACGTTCTCAAAGGCATTCTCATCTGGAACAGAGACCTCACTTGAAATGAGTACGGATGCCTCAATGAGAAGATCTTCTGCTTGTCGGGAAGAAATCCGACACCCGGTGTGCTGCAAAAATTTCCGTGCTTTGATTTCAGCGGCCTCATCTTTTTCAACACCAACAACGGCGTAAGCCTCATCGGCAATCACCTTCACATGCTGAAAGCCCACATAGCGTTGCAGGTCCTTCGCGGCGTGGGTCGAGCACAAACAATGCACGTGCATTTCTTCGAGTCCAAATTTGGTTTGTAGAAACGCTTCCCATTCCACAACACGATGATGAGCAACAAATCGAGGATAGGCGATTTTTAGCTGCGCATGTGCCTCTGGATTCCGCTCCTCGTAACGAATCACATCGTCCAAGGTAGGAAAGCTTACCGAAATTGCGTGCGGAAGATCGGGGATCGGTGTTGCGAAGGAAATCTGCTTACTTGGAATATCCACAAAGTTATAGGATTTGGAAAAGGTTGGAAGCCAAGCACCCGATCACAGAAATTCAACCGTTTTCGAATGGCTTTCGGAGTTTGTCTTGTATCGATACCTCAATCGCTCTACCTAGATGTCTCTTTTCTTTGGGTCAGAGAGCATGATTGAGCAATTAAAACAATGGTTTATCCCTAGCGCTACGGTAGTCATCCACCTGGGATCGGGTCGCAAACAGGTATTTCGCAAAAAGAAGTTCACCATCGGTTTTGGCTCAGTCAACACCTGGAACCTTGATACAGAAAAGCCACATGCCAGTCTCTTATTATTCCAGAAAACGAAGTCCTCGGTAGGGGTGACGCCGGCAAACCCGGACGACACGCTCCTTCTGGATGGCAAACCCTGGATGGGCGAAATCCTGGTCAAAGAAACGGATTACACCCTACAGTTAAGGGGAGAACAGTTTCTACTTTGTCATACCGAACAACCCAAAGCCTGGCTAAAACGGATACAACTCGATCGATGGTTGGTCTTCGAGCCCGCTACCGGAGAGATCTTTGGACCGTTGGATAAACTCCAGCTGGAGCCTTGGGTAATCGCTGAGCGAAAAGATCCCGAAGAATTAATTTATTACCCGGAAGGATCTGCAAAAGGGTTCTACATCAGCCAGGTCGTCGACATGGAACTGCCAGCAGCTAAATCTCAAAAGGAAATCCTGAAAGAGCGGCTAAAAGAACACCGCCCTTACTCAATCCGCACACCAGGTACAAACCCACACCAGGCAAAATGTCCTCATTGCTGGAGCCCATACATCGATGGTGAGCTTCTCACCATTGCCATGCATGAAACGCTCAGAGGCGATCCCCTTTTGGGTGAGGACGACATGCTCCGCTTTGAAGCGGATTCGTTTAATGATAAGGGCGCACCTTTAGATGCAACCGGCACCCCTTGCCTGGAAAAGGCTTGCCCTCAGTGCCGATTGAAAGTCCCTCATGGCCTCGGAGATA
The sequence above is a segment of the Verrucomicrobiota bacterium genome. Coding sequences within it:
- a CDS encoding PLP-dependent transferase, which translates into the protein MDIPSKQISFATPIPDLPHAISVSFPTLDDVIRYEERNPEAHAQLKIAYPRFVAHHRVVEWEAFLQTKFGLEEMHVHCLCSTHAAKDLQRYVGFQHVKVIADEAYAVVGVEKDEAAEIKARKFLQHTGCRISSRQAEDLLIEASVLISSEVSVPDENAFENVQDSLTEKIGARTNEDVFLANSGMGAVYAAFRAIQEIQSKKDRTYWIQLGWMYVDTYEILNKFAGDDENKIFIQDPTNLDALESILESRGFEVAGIISEMPTNPLVQTPDVERLLKLARTYGVALVVDPTVASIVNVDVLPFTDVLVTSLTKYVSHEGDVMMGAVALQADSPFYNELKTLIRKHIEPPYHRDVKRVADQLPNVESVAKTVNANTLKLAAFFEGHPGVRATHWAYGADNAERYQKIEKDADCPGSMITIDLVKPLAEFYDVCRISKGPSFGMEITLMSPFMYMAHYDLVSQAQGREDLNAYGINPDLVRISVGTEPIEQIIAAFGEAL